One window from the genome of Pseudobdellovibrionaceae bacterium encodes:
- a CDS encoding pyrroline-5-carboxylate reductase, with protein MKNELMENLPQPSPFLKAKKIGFIGAGTMTNAVISSLVETQTIHPSKILLTSRTSEKVDKLVDKWGITACASSDEVIETADIVFLAVKPQDLKTLLENIGKGIEEHQMVISLAAGFDHRSLRALIPRPKAIVRVMPSTATKIQQGVVGYLFENEEAQDLHDALVREILSPIGLPVLAQSEELFNALMVACSSGIGFILEFMQIWQEWLEEKGYNFEDSSRMVTETFMAAALLAKRSEEDFAMLQKQVTSKKGVTAEGLESFRSMDLDRTLRIGFENALLRNLQLARQS; from the coding sequence GTGAAAAATGAATTGATGGAAAACTTACCGCAACCCTCTCCGTTTTTAAAAGCCAAAAAAATAGGTTTTATCGGTGCGGGGACTATGACCAATGCGGTGATCAGCAGCTTAGTAGAAACACAAACTATTCACCCCAGTAAAATACTTTTAACCAGTCGTACTTCTGAAAAAGTGGATAAGTTGGTGGACAAGTGGGGAATCACGGCCTGCGCCTCTTCGGATGAAGTGATTGAGACGGCAGACATCGTATTTTTAGCAGTGAAGCCTCAGGACTTAAAAACACTTTTGGAAAATATTGGTAAAGGCATTGAAGAGCACCAAATGGTGATCAGTTTGGCAGCAGGTTTTGATCATCGCAGTTTAAGAGCCCTTATCCCAAGGCCTAAAGCCATTGTCAGAGTGATGCCTTCCACCGCCACTAAAATCCAACAGGGTGTCGTGGGGTATTTATTTGAAAATGAAGAGGCACAAGATCTTCATGATGCCCTTGTGCGCGAGATTTTGTCTCCCATTGGTTTGCCTGTTCTGGCTCAAAGCGAAGAGTTATTCAATGCGTTAATGGTCGCTTGCAGCAGTGGCATTGGTTTTATTTTAGAGTTCATGCAAATTTGGCAGGAGTGGCTGGAAGAAAAGGGTTATAACTTTGAAGATTCTAGTCGTATGGTCACAGAAACCTTTATGGCAGCCGCTTTGCTTGCAAAAAGGTCAGAGGAAGACTTTGCCATGCTACAGAAGCAGGTCACATCTAAAAAAGGTGTCACCGCCGAGGGGTTAGAGTCCTTTAGATCGATGGATTTGGACCGAACTTTGCGTATTGGTTTTGAAAATGCATTATTAAGAAATCTTCAACTTGCTCGTCAGTCTTGA
- a CDS encoding type II secretion system F family protein — protein MGFIEDFSLIFLIGGLLLAGLSVYLFIKVVFKTNGETQSLAWAAGNEPAKSKSPIINFSRPLVHNFTIQYAPRVKSKGYRARVHKKIITGGLSAELNVDEFIGMQILWGIMFPILVFLLNFTLDLGLSTPICVVLGLLGSMFPHMYASSEKKKRYQSVILDLPFFVDLLALSTKAGLDFMGSIRKITEKAQGSVLAEEFAIVLRDTQLGSTRTEALRAMADRLDMSEITSLVAVIVNAEKTGTAIDKVLKDQADQMRLERFVRAEKAGAQASQALLIPIMLFIVPAVFIMVLAPVALSMQGGG, from the coding sequence ATGGGTTTTATAGAAGATTTCAGTCTCATATTTTTGATTGGCGGTCTACTCTTAGCAGGCTTAAGCGTATATTTATTTATCAAAGTAGTTTTTAAAACCAACGGAGAAACACAAAGTTTAGCATGGGCCGCAGGTAATGAACCTGCAAAATCTAAATCGCCCATCATTAACTTTTCTCGTCCACTTGTTCATAACTTTACAATTCAATATGCACCCAGAGTAAAAAGCAAAGGTTACCGAGCCAGAGTACACAAGAAGATCATTACAGGAGGCTTAAGTGCAGAGCTGAACGTAGATGAATTCATTGGCATGCAAATCCTTTGGGGCATCATGTTCCCTATTTTGGTTTTTCTTTTGAACTTCACTTTAGACCTTGGACTTTCGACTCCGATCTGTGTGGTCTTAGGACTTCTGGGTTCAATGTTTCCTCACATGTATGCCAGCTCTGAAAAGAAAAAACGTTATCAGTCTGTCATCTTGGATTTGCCTTTCTTTGTTGACCTCTTGGCTTTATCTACCAAAGCGGGCCTAGATTTTATGGGGTCCATTCGTAAGATCACAGAAAAAGCTCAGGGCAGCGTTCTCGCGGAAGAGTTTGCAATTGTGCTTAGAGACACTCAACTCGGTAGTACAAGAACCGAAGCCCTTCGCGCCATGGCAGACCGACTTGATATGTCTGAAATTACCAGTTTGGTGGCCGTGATCGTCAACGCCGAAAAGACAGGGACAGCTATTGATAAAGTGTTAAAGGATCAAGCCGATCAGATGCGCTTAGAAAGATTCGTACGCGCAGAAAAAGCGGGAGCACAAGCCTCACAGGCCTTACTGATTCCCATCATGCTCTTTATTGTTCCTGCCGTGTTCATCATGGTTCTGGCCCCCGTTGCCTTAAGCATGCAAGGAGGCGGCTAA
- a CDS encoding FHA domain-containing protein encodes MLAIKILTGQQMGKVIPIKEGPSTIGRAPECDIILPSTNVSKKHAQFERHGNVLVLTDLKSTNGSFVNGIKVDSAKVHPGDRISFHDMVIEVISSGAAAVGGLVPFTGGNSGGGESSLAISEVQIALAPQLEEEDIIQPYDPPVEVFKKKANRYMETVVLPGIYKLPEILDFQWVIGGFFVLMVVICTSLSVIPLLKILKSSIEEASRRNVYNIVTEMTSKNKDALHKRVFSGVDLDETLRRQGVERAFITDVRGEIILPARYAGKTPTIKNFHTGRKLAGTTPYIEFTDSKNILGIQAIRYYDAKKSIETTRYYSVILYNVDARMMDPNRTLSLFVQTLALSLVAALIMYFFVSRLISYPIRVLNNQIDHKLRTGEDVLKSPFQYRPLQKLYSNLNSALNRMPDNDSGQQVVYEHDRSREMQNLVELMADPAVAIRAVDEMVEGYNSGFEYKTGLKNLAGTTVNQIAEQSLKLAILDLIERVKETPDDIVHNNDFEFSGEPYQIALQAIYGATSIAYYIVTFIPVEGEG; translated from the coding sequence ATGTTGGCAATTAAAATTTTAACTGGACAGCAAATGGGGAAAGTCATCCCCATTAAAGAAGGCCCATCCACTATTGGTCGTGCGCCTGAGTGTGACATCATTCTGCCTAGCACAAATGTTTCTAAAAAACATGCGCAGTTTGAAAGACATGGTAACGTCCTAGTTCTGACAGATTTAAAATCCACCAACGGAAGTTTTGTCAACGGAATCAAAGTAGACTCCGCCAAAGTTCATCCAGGTGACAGAATCAGTTTTCATGACATGGTGATTGAAGTGATCAGTAGCGGAGCGGCTGCCGTGGGCGGACTGGTTCCTTTTACTGGCGGCAATAGCGGTGGTGGCGAAAGCTCTCTGGCCATTTCCGAAGTCCAGATCGCCTTAGCACCACAACTTGAAGAAGAAGATATCATTCAGCCCTATGATCCTCCTGTGGAAGTGTTTAAGAAAAAAGCCAACCGTTATATGGAAACTGTTGTCTTACCTGGTATCTATAAACTTCCTGAAATTTTGGATTTCCAATGGGTGATTGGAGGATTCTTTGTCCTGATGGTTGTGATCTGCACAAGCTTGTCGGTGATTCCTCTACTGAAGATTTTAAAAAGCAGTATTGAGGAAGCCAGTCGCAGAAACGTTTATAATATTGTCACCGAGATGACTTCAAAAAATAAGGACGCTTTACACAAGAGAGTCTTTTCTGGGGTGGATCTAGATGAAACCTTAAGACGCCAAGGTGTAGAAAGAGCCTTCATCACCGACGTTCGAGGAGAGATCATTTTACCAGCAAGATATGCAGGAAAAACTCCTACAATTAAAAACTTCCATACAGGAAGAAAACTTGCGGGCACAACACCTTATATCGAATTTACAGACTCTAAAAATATCTTAGGCATTCAAGCCATCAGATATTACGACGCCAAAAAGTCTATCGAAACCACTCGTTATTACAGTGTGATTTTATATAACGTAGACGCTCGAATGATGGACCCCAATCGAACCTTAAGTTTGTTCGTACAAACTTTGGCCTTATCATTGGTTGCAGCACTGATCATGTACTTCTTTGTTTCACGTTTGATCAGTTACCCTATACGAGTTTTGAACAATCAAATTGACCACAAACTACGTACTGGTGAAGACGTGTTAAAGAGTCCGTTCCAATACCGACCCTTACAAAAGTTGTATTCCAACTTAAACAGTGCGCTTAACCGTATGCCTGACAATGATTCTGGCCAACAAGTGGTTTATGAACATGATCGCAGTCGCGAAATGCAAAACCTAGTTGAGCTGATGGCCGACCCTGCTGTAGCTATTCGTGCCGTAGATGAAATGGTCGAAGGTTACAACTCTGGATTTGAATACAAAACAGGTCTTAAAAATTTAGCAGGAACAACTGTCAACCAAATCGCAGAACAATCTCTTAAACTTGCAATTCTAGATTTGATTGAACGAGTCAAAGAGACTCCAGACGATATCGTTCACAATAACGATTTCGAGTTCTCTGGAGAGCCTTATCAAATTGCCCTGCAAGCCATTTATGGTGCTACTTCTATTGCCTACTATATTGTGACGTTTATCCCTGTGGAGGGTGAAGGATAG
- a CDS encoding DUF192 domain-containing protein → MNETQSLVLKNTSKNLTLASHVEVASTIEERARGLLGRDTLPDKYCLWIHRCRSIHTFFMRFRIDVIFVDQNLKVTAVKKNLPKWCLTWGGLRAKSCFEFKAFSITELQVEKGDILYVGN, encoded by the coding sequence ATGAACGAAACACAAAGTCTTGTGCTGAAAAATACATCGAAGAATTTAACCTTGGCTAGTCATGTGGAAGTGGCAAGCACCATCGAAGAGCGCGCACGAGGTCTTTTAGGCAGAGACACTCTGCCAGATAAATACTGTTTATGGATACATCGCTGCCGAAGCATCCATACATTCTTTATGAGGTTTCGTATTGATGTGATCTTTGTGGATCAAAATTTAAAAGTGACCGCCGTGAAAAAAAACCTGCCCAAGTGGTGTTTAACCTGGGGGGGCTTACGAGCCAAATCATGTTTTGAATTCAAAGCATTTAGTATCACCGAATTGCAAGTAGAAAAGGGAGACATCTTGTATGTTGGCAATTAA
- a CDS encoding MFS transporter: protein MSNSRSATIVLFTTVFIDLIGFGMIIPLIPYLGRELSHSPFKAGLLMAIYSLMQFIINPFWGQLSDKYGRRPILLLSLCGASLSHLFFAFSSTFWMLFFARMFAGVFGANISVAMAAMADLSDAKGRSQKMGLIGAAFGLGFTLGPFFGGGLGYLGGYISSTAPFGVQTAALGASLICMLNFILGYFRLPETLNPEARRPKSLSLEQRLTNIFLYFENPTINKLLAIYGMNTLAMALIEISLFLFVKDRFDLDLIQASFGFAYIGLILVFTQGYLIRKLLPKYGERCLIIFGLGLFIVGSAGIAFSFHILVLGFFVSLLSLGQGLLSPALTGSISLSESGEHQGQIMGVTQSLSALGRILGPLGAGAIYKFSHIGPFLISASLAALAWILFTFIQHNQKSTTPNP from the coding sequence TCTCGTAGTGCCACGATCGTCCTTTTTACCACCGTATTTATTGATCTGATCGGTTTTGGAATGATCATTCCCTTAATCCCTTATTTGGGACGCGAACTCAGTCACAGTCCCTTTAAGGCAGGGCTTTTGATGGCGATCTACTCTCTTATGCAATTTATCATTAACCCTTTTTGGGGCCAACTCAGTGACAAGTACGGGCGACGACCTATTTTGCTTTTAAGTCTTTGCGGAGCCAGCCTTAGTCATTTGTTTTTTGCCTTCAGCAGCACCTTCTGGATGCTGTTTTTTGCCCGAATGTTTGCGGGAGTTTTTGGCGCTAACATCTCTGTAGCCATGGCCGCGATGGCCGACTTAAGTGATGCCAAAGGGCGTTCGCAAAAAATGGGTTTGATCGGCGCTGCCTTTGGTTTGGGCTTCACGCTTGGACCATTTTTCGGTGGAGGCTTAGGTTATCTTGGAGGGTACATCTCTTCCACGGCCCCCTTTGGAGTGCAAACTGCGGCTCTGGGCGCAAGCCTGATCTGTATGCTTAACTTTATTCTAGGATACTTCCGACTTCCAGAGACGTTAAACCCAGAGGCTCGTCGCCCTAAAAGTTTGAGCCTGGAGCAACGACTTACGAATATTTTTTTGTATTTTGAAAATCCCACCATCAATAAACTGCTCGCCATCTATGGTATGAACACACTGGCTATGGCTCTGATCGAGATCAGTTTGTTTTTGTTTGTCAAAGACCGCTTTGATTTAGATTTGATTCAAGCGTCTTTTGGGTTCGCGTATATCGGTCTTATCCTTGTCTTCACTCAAGGCTACTTGATTCGCAAACTGTTACCGAAATACGGAGAGCGGTGTCTGATTATTTTTGGTTTAGGACTTTTTATCGTCGGCTCCGCAGGGATCGCCTTCTCATTCCACATTTTAGTCTTGGGATTTTTTGTAAGCCTTTTAAGTTTAGGCCAAGGCCTATTGTCCCCCGCTCTCACTGGCAGCATCAGTCTTTCAGAGTCAGGCGAACATCAAGGCCAAATCATGGGCGTCACCCAATCCCTAAGCGCCCTAGGCCGCATCTTGGGCCCTTTAGGCGCAGGTGCCATTTACAAGTTCTCACACATAGGCCCCTTCCTCATTTCAGCAAGCCTGGCAGCACTAGCCTGGATTTTATTTACATTCATCCAACACAACCAAAAATCCACAACACCCAACCCATAA
- a CDS encoding Maf family protein, with product MHIVLISASPRRKKILENAGLKFDIETVEISEIIDKNLNVAEAVSQIATDKMRAFVASAAFLKYQDFLAVTADTTVAIDGRCLEKPQTEEQAAEFLRLLSGRTHRVYTGVCLYNTKTEVWTHHCEESQVEFRVLTEKEIWDYIQTGSPMDKAGAYGIQDESHNFIKEVRGSVNNVIGFPIEWFWAEYNQML from the coding sequence ATGCATATAGTTTTAATTTCTGCTTCTCCAAGAAGAAAAAAGATTCTCGAAAATGCAGGTCTCAAATTTGACATTGAGACAGTAGAAATATCGGAAATTATTGATAAAAACCTGAATGTTGCTGAAGCCGTGTCTCAAATTGCTACAGATAAAATGCGTGCTTTTGTGGCAAGTGCAGCATTTCTAAAATATCAAGATTTTCTAGCAGTTACAGCAGACACCACAGTGGCTATAGATGGAAGGTGTTTGGAAAAGCCCCAGACCGAAGAGCAGGCGGCTGAATTTTTGCGACTTTTGTCAGGGCGGACTCATAGGGTGTATACGGGGGTTTGCCTGTACAACACCAAGACTGAGGTCTGGACTCACCATTGTGAAGAGTCGCAGGTGGAGTTTCGTGTTTTAACGGAAAAAGAAATTTGGGACTATATTCAAACAGGTAGTCCCATGGATAAGGCAGGAGCCTATGGCATTCAGGACGAGAGCCATAATTTTATCAAGGAAGTCAGAGGCTCTGTGAACAATGTAATTGGTTTTCCCATTGAATGGTTTTGGGCGGAGTACAACCAAATGCTGTGA
- a CDS encoding DivIVA domain-containing protein, translated as MKFNNIEVTEKTFRKKMRGLDTEQVFDFLRRISIELETANQERSEARRRVKEVEVQLQEYKDRDELLKNTIANATKMADRIRVDSEREAKLIIEDSKQKADMIIREAKDSLKQIYQDVSDLKRVRIQFENNLRALMQSHIAMLEQGKKMMPDPEIEPSSMRPQVNNQSLAGSSAMNKTADDLIQEKLHQAQPKFNL; from the coding sequence ATGAAATTCAACAACATTGAAGTGACCGAGAAAACTTTTAGAAAAAAAATGCGTGGATTAGATACTGAGCAAGTGTTTGATTTTTTACGCAGAATCTCTATAGAGCTGGAAACAGCTAACCAAGAACGCTCTGAAGCGCGTCGTCGAGTGAAGGAAGTAGAAGTTCAGCTCCAAGAATACAAAGACAGAGACGAGCTTTTAAAGAACACGATTGCGAATGCCACTAAAATGGCGGACCGTATCCGTGTGGACTCTGAGCGCGAAGCCAAGTTGATCATTGAAGACTCTAAACAAAAAGCCGACATGATCATTCGTGAAGCTAAAGACTCTTTAAAACAAATCTATCAAGACGTTTCAGACCTAAAAAGAGTCAGAATCCAATTTGAAAATAATTTGCGCGCTCTCATGCAATCTCATATTGCTATGTTAGAACAAGGCAAAAAAATGATGCCCGACCCAGAGATCGAGCCCAGCTCTATGCGTCCCCAAGTCAACAACCAAAGTCTTGCGGGCAGCAGTGCCATGAACAAAACAGCAGACGATCTTATCCAAGAGAAGCTTCACCAAGCTCAACCTAAATTTAATCTCTAG
- a CDS encoding FHA domain-containing protein, with the protein MNQLAPRTSFNNSLSTETNQDSEVKRYFLRINKGFEKGAVFQIKSNEVLIGRDPANHIQLKNDAKISRKHLRLIFSNGKYIAQDVTKNNFITINGIKVKQAELKHNQVIGVGDHDLQFIVSSDITKNKTDAAPAAGGNKNFKVIMIVLILLGMGYFLFFEEAPKSGPMGPQENIENTEIVEKRIDSIDDTISELDQAIKSSNKFDEIGRSAHSIYIQGKRDFDRGKYSYAITSFQAVLALNPDHAEARRYLRLAEQYFNDILEIQFKDGLANKDANRYDLCKGAMKNIMNLINDPAHERYREAKKIFMECDLKVTSGGGF; encoded by the coding sequence GTGAACCAGCTCGCCCCACGGACTTCTTTTAATAACTCTTTAAGCACAGAAACCAATCAGGATTCTGAGGTTAAAAGATATTTTTTAAGAATCAATAAGGGGTTTGAAAAAGGGGCGGTCTTCCAGATCAAATCCAATGAAGTCTTGATCGGTCGCGACCCTGCTAATCACATCCAACTCAAAAATGATGCAAAAATAAGTCGTAAACATTTGCGACTTATTTTTTCTAATGGCAAGTACATTGCCCAAGACGTTACAAAAAATAACTTCATCACTATCAATGGGATTAAAGTTAAACAAGCTGAACTGAAACACAATCAAGTTATTGGTGTTGGAGATCACGATCTCCAATTTATTGTATCTTCTGATATCACCAAGAATAAAACCGATGCGGCTCCTGCTGCAGGTGGAAACAAGAATTTTAAAGTGATTATGATTGTGCTGATCTTGTTGGGTATGGGCTACTTTTTATTTTTTGAAGAGGCTCCAAAATCAGGACCTATGGGCCCTCAAGAGAATATCGAAAACACTGAAATCGTAGAAAAAAGAATTGATAGTATTGACGACACCATCTCAGAACTCGACCAAGCTATTAAAAGTTCAAATAAATTTGATGAAATTGGACGAAGTGCACACTCTATTTATATCCAAGGCAAACGCGACTTTGATCGTGGCAAATACTCTTATGCCATCACCTCCTTCCAAGCTGTGCTCGCTTTAAATCCTGATCATGCCGAGGCCAGACGGTACCTTCGACTGGCTGAACAATATTTTAACGATATTTTGGAAATCCAGTTCAAAGACGGTCTCGCTAACAAAGATGCCAACCGATATGATTTATGCAAGGGTGCAATGAAAAACATCATGAATTTGATCAACGACCCTGCACATGAAAGGTATAGAGAGGCCAAAAAGATTTTTATGGAATGTGACCTAAAAGTTACTTCAGGAGGAGGGTTTTAA
- a CDS encoding FHA domain-containing protein — MYLLKCFLDGELHSELTIEPGKELIIGRDASCDIQLEAYPGISREHLKIIHLGEKLLIERLSQAGKLVVDGQSERSVETVDHLNFSIPPYNFEVQAERAETEDAASSSNKDDASGDDYFPQRQREMDEDAPVGNFETTSVSRQDLIGFIKKIVHDRIVEETPLEGHKWKFGRSPTNEFFVDYTKASRQHFEIFKLNDSFYIKDLGSSNGTYLNGHQLPANNEIELKTGDMISINEYKIIFEIRNRTHEQHMSNLPQVHTSYGANSLGKVNTDDSAAAGFAVEKIKNTSPLNISTWDKQKKFRAFLVSAIVIGATIFLMLPDPSQKENTLSKEQLAAEARRREEEKFIENAKIAALQYMDQANWSHCIAEVQRIQEIRPDDSDASEIALRCQTAMERLERQNQLERQERDRQELQARVTAIIDGCRDKVEDGADAVERCLQPAIELSPENENIAVLLDMAQKIDMEREAEAAKRAEYLKRLNAGKAVLKTADKFKDKENWEEAIKWYNKYLSVKHPDPQNMDRPRAQREIASIQSALASTLNRALEEALGYFNQENYRDAIISARKGLAIDPYHKELVTVEQDSLNILRAEIRSMYQDSIIMEDLGKIHTAISKWKQIIEKDVPGEDYFNKASSKLKIYETEI, encoded by the coding sequence ATGTATTTATTAAAATGCTTTCTTGATGGTGAACTGCATAGCGAACTTACTATTGAGCCAGGAAAAGAGCTGATCATTGGTCGTGACGCCAGTTGCGATATTCAACTTGAAGCCTATCCTGGTATCTCTAGAGAACATTTAAAAATCATCCATCTTGGCGAAAAGCTTTTAATCGAAAGGCTTTCTCAAGCTGGAAAATTAGTGGTAGATGGACAAAGCGAACGCTCTGTTGAAACCGTAGACCATCTTAATTTCTCTATCCCTCCTTATAATTTTGAAGTTCAAGCCGAACGCGCAGAAACTGAAGATGCGGCTTCTTCATCAAATAAAGACGACGCCTCTGGTGATGATTATTTCCCTCAACGCCAAAGAGAGATGGATGAAGATGCCCCTGTGGGTAACTTTGAAACCACTTCTGTCAGTCGACAAGACCTTATTGGTTTTATCAAAAAGATTGTTCACGATAGAATTGTAGAAGAAACTCCACTAGAAGGACACAAATGGAAGTTTGGACGTTCTCCCACCAATGAATTTTTTGTAGACTACACCAAAGCCAGTCGACAACATTTTGAAATCTTTAAGCTTAACGACAGTTTTTATATTAAAGATCTAGGAAGTTCAAACGGTACATATTTAAATGGTCACCAGCTCCCTGCCAATAATGAAATTGAATTAAAAACAGGAGATATGATTTCAATCAATGAGTACAAAATCATTTTTGAAATCAGAAACCGCACCCATGAACAGCACATGAGCAATCTGCCACAGGTTCACACTTCCTATGGGGCTAATTCTTTGGGTAAGGTGAACACAGATGATTCTGCTGCGGCTGGATTTGCTGTTGAAAAGATCAAAAACACCAGCCCTTTAAATATTTCCACTTGGGATAAGCAGAAGAAATTTCGGGCTTTTCTAGTTTCTGCCATTGTCATTGGTGCCACTATATTTTTGATGCTGCCCGATCCTTCGCAAAAAGAAAATACACTTTCCAAAGAACAACTTGCTGCTGAAGCTCGTCGACGTGAGGAAGAAAAATTTATCGAAAACGCCAAAATTGCGGCTTTACAGTATATGGATCAAGCCAACTGGTCACACTGTATTGCTGAGGTTCAACGTATTCAAGAGATTCGCCCAGACGATTCAGATGCCAGTGAAATTGCACTAAGATGTCAAACAGCAATGGAAAGGCTTGAACGACAAAATCAATTAGAACGTCAAGAACGAGATCGACAAGAGCTGCAAGCACGAGTCACAGCCATTATTGATGGATGTAGGGATAAAGTCGAAGACGGTGCTGATGCCGTTGAACGATGTCTACAGCCCGCTATTGAATTGAGCCCAGAAAACGAAAACATCGCTGTACTTTTAGATATGGCCCAAAAGATCGACATGGAAAGAGAAGCCGAAGCCGCCAAACGCGCCGAATACTTAAAACGTTTGAATGCTGGAAAGGCCGTACTTAAAACTGCCGATAAATTTAAAGACAAAGAAAACTGGGAAGAAGCCATTAAGTGGTATAATAAATATTTGAGTGTGAAACATCCTGATCCTCAAAACATGGATCGTCCACGCGCACAAAGAGAGATTGCCTCTATTCAATCTGCCCTAGCCAGTACGCTCAACCGCGCGCTAGAAGAGGCTCTAGGATATTTTAACCAAGAGAATTATCGTGACGCAATTATCTCCGCTCGCAAAGGACTTGCCATTGATCCTTATCACAAAGAACTTGTAACCGTAGAACAAGACTCTTTAAATATCTTACGCGCCGAGATTCGTTCTATGTACCAAGACAGCATCATCATGGAAGACCTAGGAAAAATTCACACAGCCATTTCTAAATGGAAACAGATCATCGAAAAAGATGTTCCTGGCGAAGATTATTTTAACAAGGCTTCATCCAAACTTAAAATTTACGAAACAGAAATTTGA